GATTTTACACATAGGTTGCATCTCATTCAGCGCCCTAGCTCCCTGAGGTCATTCATCAGCAGGTTGTGTGCACTGGTTCGGGCACTGGTAAGAACAATAATGAGCTTGGTTCACTGCACATTGGAATACATTAGTGTAACATGAGAATGTCCTCATTGTACATCAAAACAGAAATATATCAATTACAGCCAAACTAATACGTTTCGTACACTAATTTGacaaagtttttaaaagtacattatagcTAACTAATTTGATTGTTTCATATTTCAGCAACATTTAAACCATCAAACAATTACAAATGATTGTTAGATATATTCTAACCTATCTAGTTTTGTTCGTTCatataaaaaatgtagaaaaatgtaTATTGTTGTTCATTGCGTTTGATGATTTGGGTCACATGATTCATATTTTGCAATTTCAAACTTCTGTTAAGGCGCATAGTACATATCGATGCCCTAATTGTCTGACATCACAGGGTTAGTTCCGTTCCCTCACCTGAACAGACACAGTGGAAGGAATGGATTTACcacggagactgtaaagcctaatttaaccaaatgcgtgaagttgtggacatgcagctgttgcaaatacaagcatcaggtGTCTgtcttatataaaaatatgtatttattctatttttctttttttcccttttaattaacgataatttgatgtgctttggtccactctctgtattacgctgcctgactgcttGTCTGGGTTTCAACTACTAAACTACTAAATATTCAACTACTAAAGCCCCTCTCCTCTTtccatgttcaaaccaaactaagatcggcgcatttttttttatcctttatacatgttgagagatcaaGTTGATCGAGTTAAaaaagggaatatgtcttgacataatccacaaagacgtgacttagtaaagcgtgaTGTCATGTACTGTATGATTTTAATCGTTGCATTAAGGCTGATATATACTTTTGCGTCAAGTGCATGCATATGCTATGGCACTACACGTgcctgatgagtgtgggcggaggtgagagccgtgTGAGCCCAATGGAGcgaatgtttacaagtgtcgagtcttgtgaagaagctccagatggaaactttagttctgtgtttaccttatggttaaagttgttgcacgtccgctgatTCCAGCCTCGAAAGAGTGAGTttaagccacttgtacattaaggtagcgttcagaaaaaacaaaacaccagtgaagaaactggacacagaggaacataaacacctactgccagctagcgtttctgaagtgttattgcagaacaacacacacagaagtataaatgcacggctacgcgcaaatCAGGCagcataatttaaatattagataaatataATGGTCCAAAGCGCATCAATTGATCGGTAATtaaatgggaaaaaaagaaaaatagaatgcgtatatatatatatatatatatatatatatatatatatatatatatatatatatatatattattttatttttttttttttaaatattagacaCACATTTGATGCTTGTAGTTTCACAAgatgcacgtccacaacttcacgcattgggttacagtctccgtgttcattcctttacttccactgtgtcttttcagctgagggaacagaaccaaccctgtgacatcagacacagcggcattccaagatggcggcgccctaggtctaaagctatagtaaaacatgccgttttctgctaaatagttacattaatcgagtttgtttaatatattttcattaaagtggagtcaatgtacaaaataatgtaaacttgactgagtgcatCATTTCCCCTTGAACATTTCAGTGGAAGAATTTTGCGATTGAGACAGCACTAAAAATGGCTGATGCACTAATCAGTGCACTGACTACTGAACAAGGGTGCTGACTGAGACACACCCATAGTGTGAGCAGTCAATTTACTGCTGACCAATCAGACTGTATAGTGTGTGCACATGAATTTGCTTTTAAACATGAGCTTAGACTTTACACCACATACAATCTTCTTATAAAGTGCAAGTTGGTACATGCTGAAATCACATAGaaaattttacagtgtattccaGGGCTAACAAGCGCTGCCTGTAACACAGGAGCAAAATGCTTTAAAGCACCAGTTTTTGTGAGTTAAATAATGGTACAAATTTATGAGCATCAGAAAGGAGAGTTCCTACAAATACATATCCAGTAGGGGTGTAACGAATCAAccatttttttacttgtatttttttacttgtagattaaaaatgatatttatgaattattatagAGTAATCCAAAATTTGTAACGattgcagagagatcacctcttgcgtcattcaaatcacatgatTTCTTAGGTTAAagatgttttctgtcactacttgtttagtctgcattaatgtattcagtgtaaagctgcacgattaatcattaaaaattcgggatctcaacacccatgcAACATAAATTTTAAATGATAGTGATTTGCATGATTATTGTTTGAATCGCTGCATTCagtgtttgaaaaacacaaacaTCAAGAAAGTGATTCAATCTCTgacttttgagttagttatgaagttataaacagtcaaataacacaaaagtactgggataacagtttatagtttagacaaaactactgatgtttatggtaaagattaaaatcatctTTACCAATCTTCatgtgctcaaaaatgaaagttgtaggcagcaaatacattatttaaccaaaaggtgacgacaaccagccatcaaaaatatgccactgaataattcttcaaaaatgatccatctagcaatgaaaaaTGAAGTTTTGAGTaaagaactgaatcatttattgaaaacgAGACTAAAagtaaatatgggttgtacataTTATGTTACATTCATACatttagtgttatcagcaacagtaataataacagtgaatttttcacagtactgaatattttacaatttaattttattcagcaggttatttcttcattttattttatgaaaccaaactttttttttgcattactgCAAAATTTTATATGTCTTTACATAGATGTTGTCCATggatggtccgatccgtgactaaaaaaacataatgtgatGATCTGAACTataagatttgtgatccgttacaccactaatatgCAGTATAGGTCAGTCATAAAAAACTgtaatagctgtttttttttgtaaatgctgACAGTAGTTTTTAACACCAAACAAGGGACTGCAGTGGTGCAAAACATCTGGCCTTAAAATGTTTCATTGCTTTGCCATATCATATATTTTATAAAGATTGAAAACATTACCTGTCACTGTTGGGTTCTCATAAGCAGTCTGTTTCTGCTTTACTTGCTGGGTGTTGTCTGTTTTAGAGTTGGGTGTGTTGTGGTTGTTTGGTTTGTTAGCTCTCTTGGCATCCAGTTTCCTCTGACGGCAAGACTTTGCAGGCTCTGCTAGCATACGCACCTGCCTTCGAAAGGAACTAAGCACCTGAATGGCACCAGTCTTGGTCTTTTCCAGCTGAGCCTCAGCACTGCCAAACTCATCTGTGGATGAGGGCTTGTATAAGGGAAGCACATGCAGCTGCTCATCCTCAGGAATTTTTCCAATCTCACGATTATCCTCTCTTGTTAGCGTGCAGACCTGCAAGAGGTGCATGGACAGGGAGTTTTGGCCTCTTTAATTTTTGTGGTCACAACTTTGTTCTActtttagaaaatattaattgtaCAGGTCTATAACAATTAATTCCTTTTTTatcaatgttattattttttaaatattatgtgcaTTTACTGTAAATCTTACCACAGTACTGCCCCCTTGCATGTTGTGGAGGTCTCTGTGAGCATGAGCACAGAAGTCTAGACAGGCTGTCACTCCTGAAAACGGCCGTCCTTCTTTTAGGCCCAGCCGGCAGTCCGGAGCTCTGTTTTCATGCTCTATCTATCAAATATCAATAATAGAtacttaattaaaaaatgacattGGTAGATGCTCCTAagaaaatatatgtaatgtaactCTACTACTGCTGCATATTATAGAAGGTCTCAGGAAACTCTGATTTAGAGAAAATCCGATTTATAATTGCTAACTGAGTATGATCTGAAGTAGAGAGCTATACCTGATTACTATAAGCATCAGGTGCCAATTTCTTATACACTGGGGCAATGTAGGTAGCAAGACCTTGGAGGTTTCGTTCAATTTTCTCCTCCTGTAAGGCAATCAAGAATACTCTGGTTATTTCTAACTTTGAATGttatttgttgtgtgtttgtgtgagcatcTCACCTCCTTGGGATCATCAGCAAGCAACTTGAACTTGCGAGGAATTTTACTCCTAGCAAATTTGCAGCCATTATAGTACATGCTCCAGGAGCAGCCAAAGGAGAAAGAAGCTCCACAAGCATCAGCTTCCAAACCCTGACACGCACATGTTCTCCTAAGGACAGTGATGAAATGACAAAATGTTAAAGTTTAAGATGAATAACATTGATTAAGAATCTCTAGAATGTAATATTTTAGTTTGCGTGTTTCAAATTTTTGTTAAAAGCAATAAGCATTTGTCCTTACTCTTCATTTAGAGCACATCTGCGGTTGGTCAGGGCTCCATGTTTTGTTAAAGTATCACTGAGTTCCATGTAGAGACGATCAGCCAGGCTGGTTGGTATCCCTTCCCAAATTAGGATGACAACTACTACACAGGATGTCTCGCACGTGTGGCCAGCCCTCTCTCGTACCAAGACCAGGAGTTTCTCATCTACATTTGCCCTTCGTATTACCtacaaaatatgtataaaatatattcaaaaatgttttttttacagaaagCAGTTTTCAACAGACATTGCTTTCAATAGTGGGTTGTGCGGACAatgaatttttaataactgaaagGGACAAAAAGAGGCAATATACTCAAAAAAGAACAAAGGAAGAAAAAATATACCCATTTAGCAATTGGGCAACCCAGCCCACTTTTGCCTTCCTTGCCTGTGTACACAACTTTTTCAATTCTAATAGCACTTCCAGTCATTCCAGATCTGTCAAGGAAAATGCAGTGTATTGTAAGTGAAAATAGAGCATTTATATTGTGCTCGAGAGGAGTTCATAAAAACATACCTTTCTTCCATAATTTTGCGGATGCCTGCAATATTCAATGCTGATCCTAAGTGAGTATAATATGGGCCTTCGTCCCTTTCACTGATTTGCTCTGTAGATTAAAGAATAGGAAAATTGTGCATTCTGGAAAAGGTTATCAAAAAGGTATAACTAATATAAAATTATTCAATGTCAATAAAGAAGCACATGTTGCTAAGCAATATTAAACTGTTAACATTATGAACATGCATTGTTAGCGATTTCAACTAGTGTGCATAAGCAGCACAAAATGTGCACAAACTAGAAGTCTCTTACCAACACAATGGCATGAAGGTATTTCATACTGTGTCTTCAGAGGTGTATCTATCAGATTTTTTATTGGTGTATTAAGCAACTTCATGGGTGACTCCAGAAAGCTTTGTAAGCCAGGTTCAATCTTTTTAGGTGGGgtaaaatgttgttgtttgcACTGTTCCTTTACATTGCCTTCAGCACTGGTTGAGAGCACAGTCACAGCTCCAGCCATCTCCACTTTCACCTTATTGGGAGACTTAATTGCCAAAGACTTTTTTTCAAACACAGGTGAGAGTTGGTACTGTTTAAGCTGCTGCTCCATGGTAGCTAGAATACTCCTCTGCTGGTTTTCATCACATGAAGAATGAGGATGCTCTTGTTTTACCACAGCCTTTATGACTTTGGTGTGGTCTTCATGTTGCCTTTGCACTTCCATAGGTTGAGCTGGGATTTCAAAACCTGAGCAGTTTTCACTTTTTATGGTTGGCATCATTTGTCTTATGTTGTTGGGGCTTTGCCGTTCCTGCCTCTGCAGAAGGTGCATTCGCAAAGCTGCATGCCTCTGAACATCCACTTGAGCACCATGGCTTGGGAGAGACTCTCTCTGGATTTGGGCAAAGGACTCATGGAATTCAGCTTTGGTCAATGTTCGAACAGGTGTCTGAAGACCATCAGAAGCTTGTGAATGTTTTAACTGAGAAATAAGAGACTGTGAGAATTCTGAATGATTGTATATCCTATGTTGTTGAGGTTGCTGGTAGATTTGTTGTTGTGTACTAATGTTCTGTGAGCACTCTGTGAGAAAGTTTTCTCTTATGGCCTTACTTGAAACTTGAGTTTGTGCTGGTGTTTTGACACATGCAGATAACATCTGGGATTCTGAATGAAGACAGTCCTCTgttttaagcctttttaagaGTGGCTCAACTTCTTGACTACGGGAAACATCTCGTGATAGTGGAGATGCTTGCATATTCTGCCTATCCTGAGGGAGCTGATTGGAAAATGTGCTGGTGGCTTGCTGATGAGGCTCAGCAGGTGGTAGTTGGGAAAGGAAGCTCGGGGATAGTATCTGGTCTTGATCATCTTTGCATAATTGCTGGGACATATGTTGCGGGTTGTTAAATTGCATCTTAATATGATTGTGCATACCAGAATTTCTCTGTTGACTTTCTGGGGCAGCACTGTGGGAAAATTGTGTAGGAGGTAGCATGCTTTTGTTCTCTTGTGCCTTAATTTCATGTGAGGGGAAACTGGAATTACTGAAATTGTGAGATTGAAAGTTGTTTGGGTGCATGGAATTTATACATTGACTTTGTCTCTGTGGGACTGTGTGTTGCTGCATGTGGGTCTGTGGGGGGAACAAATCCCACATCTGGGAGTGGTCAGTAGATGGCGTTGAAGCAGAAGTTGAGTTTAAATCTATCCATTCCATCTGGGGATCTGTACTCTTTGACTGTGTTTTTCCTAGTCCTGATTTAGGCTTGTTGTCTTGGTCATTGCATTGATTTTGAGAAGAGGAAGTACATGACTGGGGAATCAACTTGCTCTCTACTGCTTGTGGCTCATGAGTCTGTTGCTGAAGCAAGGAAAAGTCTCTGATGCCATGGAGGTTTTCAtcagttgtttttttctgtggCACTTTAATCTGGGGGTTATGCTGACCTGTCTGAGAGGTTTGTGTGGGGGAACCTGCTGTCACCGGAGGCAGTATGTAAGATTCATGACTTAAATTCTGATTGGAATTGGAAAACATGTTTAAAGACTCAGAGTCATTTGGAAGGCCTTCTCTATCTTCTTGAATTTGCGAGGAACCATTGACGACTGTCTGTGATGGCACATTAGACTCTGAATCCTCCTGACTCAACTCTGGCAGGTCAGAGAGAGAATAAGCAGGCTTCTTTTGCTCAGCTGCAAAGCTGGAGTATCCATTTACTGCAAGTTCAGAGTTTTGTACTTCAGGAGGTGCCTTGACAAGTGTCTCTGAGGCAGATATTTGGGGTGAAATAGGAAAACCTGAGGTAAATGAAGGTGAAGAAGTTGCCTGATCAGGCAGGTTGCTGGTGACCTGATCTACTTGAGATGAATTGGTTTGAGGTGCAATGGACACATGCTCTGGGTAATACTGAGACAATGTTTTCTCTAAGAGGTCACCAGTTGTACCCTTTACTGAAGGGGGGCTTGTTGTAGCACCATTGGGCATTTGAACCTGCGTGTTCCGTGACAGTGAGAATAAATCACCATTTGAAAagttacagtttattttaccatGTGTTAAATCCCCTGCCTTGTTATGTTTGGGGAATACCTCTAATCGTTTTTCCATTCCTGCCTCACTTTTATCCCAAATCCTCGGGTTCTCATTTCCATTCACCAATGTTTTGGTCTGGTGAAAGTCCAAAAGTGCCTGTTCATGTTCACTAAGAGCATGTttcatctgtccattcattcCAAACATACTTTGATCAAATATCCCCTGCAAGTTAGCAGGGACCTTCTGCTGAGACAAGACTTCGGGTGACTGATCTCCATTTTGGTGCTTGGTGAGAAGGTCTGTCTGCTGAGTGGCACTGATTTTTGCAAGTATATGACTTTTTTCCGTCTCATTGCTGGTCTTTTCTGTTTCCATCTGGTCTGCTCTGGGTCCATTCACAAGGCTGCCCTACATAGAAGAAtggaaaaaatatcaataattgtaaaaatatatcaTGTACTGTAGTTAGCATAATGTTCTTATGTAATAGTGAGGCAAGGGCTAACGATCTGCACTGTTTATACAATTGCAAGATTATGGAAAGTAGAAACCTTATCAAGACCTTAAGTTTACTCAATCTAATGTATTCTAGATATAACATTACTTCACTCTTTTTGTGTGTACAGGAAGCATGAATTATGTTAAGATATGCTGAAAATTGGTAAGCAAGAAAAACAAGATAGAAAAAGTTGTTTTCCCTCTCTAGCCACTGCTTGTGCTGCCTATGTCTGAAATAagtcttttaaaattaaaaaaacacttgtCATTTTTTGCATGCTTTGGGTTTTCCAGTAGCTCACAGGCAAGGGTTGTGTAGTACATATACCCATACCAATGGCCTTTACTCTGCTTTAACTTGTTATTGAATCTCACAGATTCAGTTAAAACCACTGCCCCATTATTagctaaatatttaattacaagTAATGGTACTAGGCATCTCAGTGTTTAATGTTGGCCATGTCTCCATGTTCAGTATTTAGATTTGACCATATATGCTTAAAAGctccctttatatatatatatatatatatatatatatatatatatatatatatatatatatatatatatatatatatatatatatatatatatatatatatatttatttatttatttatttatttatttatttatttttaagctcCTAGTACTATGTTCATCCTTTTCCAAACtcttttgactttctttcttatgttgaacacaaaataatgtgaaagctgaaaactgtaaccatttCACATTACAGGCtcacagctttcttcaaaatattttatttcgtgttcaacagaggaGTGAAATTCACAATGGTTTGAAACCACATACaggtgagtaaattgtgagtcaataaattttttggggggtgaactatccgtCTAAGTGCCTTTAGGGACAAGAAAAACCTTTTTGCTGTGGTCAATATGGAATTATTATACTAACTTGCATTTACCCTTGCATTAGTTTGTAGAAAGTCAGTCCTCTGTagaacatttacattttcaaaattcaaAAACACGTTCCTCATTTTTGTCACCAAATCTACAGATTTATATAGAAATAACTGGCACAGATGTCATGGATTCTTTATGAATTCTTTCTATCTATTTAAGTACAAAACATCTTTGAAATGGATGGCTAGTCTACTCGCACTTTACCATTGAGTGATTATGATTTTGATTTAGTAGAGTTTAGaaacagattattttatttatattatattatattatattatattatattatattatattatattatattatattatattatattatattatattatattgtttaaaaacattgcaaaataCCTTGTTGTGACATTCATAATGTACACAGTCacattggatattttttttactttatatttaaaatgtaatattgaataaatactgtaaccaAGTACTGGATGATCATAATgacatgttttaaatttaattctaTTGTCATCTTCAAGGAGGGTGTGACTGGTTAAGAGCTTGCATGTGTGCTATATGAAGCTTGAATATGGATCCATTCCAGATCCGTTTCAGAGCTTCCAAACAGCTGACAAAAGCCAAACAGCTTGACACAGTTGGATAAATCCACACCGAaagcaacagacacacacacacacgcacgcacgcacaaatcCCTGAGAAGGAATGACATAGCACGAGATCTCAGCTGAAAGCTTTCTTCATTTGCGCTATACACAAAGAGATTGCGTtggctatataataataataataataatagtaataataataataataataataataataataataattctgactttaactatatatatatatatatatatatatatatatatatatatatatatatatatatatatatatatatatatagttgaagtcagaattattattattattagcccccctgtttattttttcctcccaaTATCTGTtaaacggagaaaagatttttttcaacacatttttaaacataacagttttaataactcatttttaataactgatttcttttatctttgccatgatgacagtaaataatatttgactatacatttttcaagacacttctatacagcttaaagtgacattttaaaggcttaactgggttaataaggttaactaggcaggttagggtcattaagcaagttattgtataacgatggtttgttctgtagactattgaaaaagaaatagcttaaaggggctaataattttgaccttaaaatgtttttaaaaaaattaaaaactccttttattttagccaaaataaaacaaataagactttcttcagaagaaaaaaaattatcataaatactgtgaaaatttccttcctctgttaaacattgtttaagaaatatttaaaaaagaaaaaaattaaaggggggctaataattctgaattcaactgtatatatcggattacatataattaaaaaaggaagacattttttaattaaaacagactttttattaaaatatgtgctATCAGAAGTTCACTGGATAATCCAGGGCCTGTGAGTGCATTAATGAGTCTTTCTGTTACTTAAAACACAGcaaacattttcaaacaaattCTTATCTTCTTTATCTTGTCACTTGACAAGTAGGAGTGGCTTTGAATTCAGTTTGTTGTCCatcctgtttttcttttctcctttGCAAATTctatgtgtattttaaaatgaccTCAAATTATTGTGATCTACCACTGTAACACATACAATTGTACAACTGATCAGTGCTTTGCTTGATGAAGCAATACAACCAAGAAAGCATATAGCTAGTACAGCAATAGCATTTATTCTTAAGTTATTTAACAGTTCCTTAGCCTCAGGGTTGCACCATTTAGTCAGTTGGGAGTGAACTTTCaggttttaaatgatttaagttGACCCTACAATACAGACAAgtgaattattattagtattattctaTCACGACGAGGCAGGAGTTTGTGTTTTGAGAAGTTTGTGTTTAAAAGTCAGAGGTTTCAAAATACAATTATAGGGTCTGATAGTAAACTTGACTTGATGTTTATTTACGTTTGTTTTACAATCAGAACTAATACGAAAcatcacacatggactacaaaacCAGACTTATGTTGCATAGGAATATTTTTGGCAGTAGCCAAGAATAtactgtatgggtcaaaataatACATACAATGCATTTAATTTCCAATAGGGCTGTGCGatgtggggaaaatatctaattgcttttttttttctgacaaatattgcgattgcgatttgatttcgccatttaaatttgtagtcaagcttcagctcaataatctgtaagccatggcaacaattctgcgacagctcttaaaaattacctgtttttgttggGTGTCTGTGATTTTGAAACCATATATTCCCATATTAGCGATGTCcagtttttctttaatattatttgtctattgcttttaaagcagcAAACGCCACTATACCAATTGTccgcactttcctgtttgttttagtTCGGTTGCACAATTGTGATTGattaattggctagtaagactgtcacacacaaacggcagtcacacatttgctctgggtggggaaaattaaataatacatatatatttatcacAGCCTCTTCAGATTAGCAAATAGCAATGTTTcagattgcgattcgattttgattaatcgcacagccctaatttcCAACCATTATAAGAATATTAAGTTCCATGATGATTTCCATGAATCTTTTActgaaaatatatcaaaactaaattttagaTTAGCATAGTAATTGCTAAGCAGTTCATTTGGAcaattttaaaggtgattttgtatttagattttatttgaaCCCACACAATGTAAAAAAGTTCATGGTCAAAAAATTTAACAATGGTATATGTGTTTGATTGGACTCAATATGTGTGTAAACTGACCATAATGAAGTCATCCGCTTGAATTTCTAAAGcattgaatgtatatatataatgtattgatatatataataatttttttttattattgttttttttatttattatttgttaaatatataaatggaTAACGTCATGTAGCATGATGTGCATGTGAGCTTTAGTAAACATGGTGCTGTTGAGTATTTGCCTTGAGTGAAACTTCATCCCTCGGTTCCTCCCACTGTAATTTGATCATAGAACTCATGTGCAAGTGTGCTTTAAATGTCACGCATGCAAGGTTGTAAAAGTGTCTTTCTCACTCTTCTGCTCCGATCATTAACCATGCTTTACATACAGACAAGGAAACAAGTTCAGCAAGTATGACAGCCTTCACAGTCAACTTTTAATTACTATTTTGACATGAGCTTAACAACTATGACTTGAAAACATATTTTTCAAATTGGTATATAGAGTAACAAAAGAAACCGCAAGTCAGGAAACGTAATCAGGATCAGCGCTTCTTTCCCTTTAAAGTTTCATGCTGCCATtggaatgtgtttttattttaggggGGCAAACTGTTACTCTCACACCATTCAAAACATCAGCATTATGACATCAGGAAACAAAATGATTAAACCTAACAAACTATTTTAGCTTGGGCTCTGAACAACACAGCCTAAGCCTTAAGAGTGCCGCCAATATCCGtgacattttcttattttctATAAGAAAGCAGAAGACATAAGCATAAGAATGGAAACAAAGGAAGAAGCCCTTTGAAATGAACTGGTATTTATAGAGAATCAGCATGTGTACGGGGGAAGGTATAAGCCTTgtctcagagagagagagtttggagGTGAGAGATTTGATTTTGTTATGTATTGCTCACATgtataatatttagaatttaatttcagaaaaaaaaaaattaaaagttgtaTGCTTTTAAAGTTGCTCCATTTTTTTCTTGCCTGTGCACTCTTTGTTCATCCCCAATGACATTTCAAATCCTCTTTGTGGGAGAGGATTTGAAGAGAGGTAGATTACTTCAAAAGCTGGGCAGATATACACTTCTGTTTGTAATTTCACCCACAGCTTGGTCCCCTCTGAAGAGTCCAGTCTGTGTTGAACCTGCCATTGTCCTTTGTTGCTAATAGAAGGCAGATGTGGCTGTGCTCTAACATTTTGCAGTCACTTGAATTCTTTGTGCTCTCGTTTACTCCAAATGGCCTTTGTATGACCTGCAACTTATGATTATGTTAAagtttaggtttttttttgtcataaaataCTGGTGCCAAATTTTTGCATAATCAAGCTGACCTAGAAAAAATTAGCAACCTATGattgttaaaattagtttttgttttgtaagaTTGAGGGGTGCCAACTTTGTGGTGACAAACTGTTTTGGAAAGAAGTATTAATAAATGTCTGTTAAATGAAATTCATTGA
This genomic stretch from Danio aesculapii chromosome 1, fDanAes4.1, whole genome shotgun sequence harbors:
- the tet2 gene encoding methylcytosine dioxygenase TET2 — its product is METEKTSNETEKSHILAKISATQQTDLLTKHQNGDQSPEVLSQQKVPANLQGIFDQSMFGMNGQMKHALSEHEQALLDFHQTKTLVNGNENPRIWDKSEAGMEKRLEVFPKHNKAGDLTHGKINCNFSNGDLFSLSRNTQVQMPNGATTSPPSVKGTTGDLLEKTLSQYYPEHVSIAPQTNSSQVDQVTSNLPDQATSSPSFTSGFPISPQISASETLVKAPPEVQNSELAVNGYSSFAAEQKKPAYSLSDLPELSQEDSESNVPSQTVVNGSSQIQEDREGLPNDSESLNMFSNSNQNLSHESYILPPVTAGSPTQTSQTGQHNPQIKVPQKKTTDENLHGIRDFSLLQQQTHEPQAVESKLIPQSCTSSSQNQCNDQDNKPKSGLGKTQSKSTDPQMEWIDLNSTSASTPSTDHSQMWDLFPPQTHMQQHTVPQRQSQCINSMHPNNFQSHNFSNSSFPSHEIKAQENKSMLPPTQFSHSAAPESQQRNSGMHNHIKMQFNNPQHMSQQLCKDDQDQILSPSFLSQLPPAEPHQQATSTFSNQLPQDRQNMQASPLSRDVSRSQEVEPLLKRLKTEDCLHSESQMLSACVKTPAQTQVSSKAIRENFLTECSQNISTQQQIYQQPQQHRIYNHSEFSQSLISQLKHSQASDGLQTPVRTLTKAEFHESFAQIQRESLPSHGAQVDVQRHAALRMHLLQRQERQSPNNIRQMMPTIKSENCSGFEIPAQPMEVQRQHEDHTKVIKAVVKQEHPHSSCDENQQRSILATMEQQLKQYQLSPVFEKKSLAIKSPNKVKVEMAGAVTVLSTSAEGNVKEQCKQQHFTPPKKIEPGLQSFLESPMKLLNTPIKNLIDTPLKTQYEIPSCHCVEQISERDEGPYYTHLGSALNIAGIRKIMEERSGMTGSAIRIEKVVYTGKEGKSGLGCPIAKWVIRRANVDEKLLVLVRERAGHTCETSCVVVVILIWEGIPTSLADRLYMELSDTLTKHGALTNRRCALNEERTCACQGLEADACGASFSFGCSWSMYYNGCKFARSKIPRKFKLLADDPKEEEKIERNLQGLATYIAPVYKKLAPDAYSNQIEHENRAPDCRLGLKEGRPFSGVTACLDFCAHAHRDLHNMQGGSTVVCTLTREDNREIGKIPEDEQLHVLPLYKPSSTDEFGSAEAQLEKTKTGAIQVLSSFRRQVRMLAEPAKSCRQRKLDAKRANKPNNHNTPNSKTDNTQQVKQKQTAYENPTVTGRGNMRTNLDSGHLPQTHAAHQPQQQFRQQTHPNTSYAAPPFTRFPNASKPSTPHPQTASVDPYASPLHTPNSYINASNAPSPYSRSLAPSPLYNGYQCNGGIPMDNYHPFHSSNLKHPDMFHPQRNPLYSEQQYNAPQHYGVNYPPHYGEPMATNGYGNCNMRPGIHSMGHYPGFDSNMSPNAFSRPPSAHLHLDYAAAGNAYAKPHISQNPHMFPPNLNTLSMQSHKDLGINMHEANGISQGFPPLGKECFNLNQPSSLNLPNENAHNPTVNPTPLPQVSEKKEEDVWSDSEHNFLDPEIGGVAVAPSHGSIIIECAKRELHATTPVKKPDRNHPTRISLVFYQHKNLNEAKHGLSLWEAKMAEKAREKEEDAEKHGAENASSKSSGKKAKREHSEHSEPSEPPYKQFLLMLTERSMSCTTNTYVSTSPYAFTKVTGPYNNFM